From a region of the Mycobacteroides saopaulense genome:
- a CDS encoding class I SAM-dependent methyltransferase → MVEQSLWMQKVAADPNHSQWYLERFRSMAREGADLAGEARLVDALVPRGARILDAGCGSGRVGGFLAAAGHRVVGVDVDPTLIEAAGQDYPGPQWLVGDLAELDLPSRGITEPFDVIVSAGNVMAFLAPSTRVRVLGRLRTHLAGDGRAVIGFGAGRDYAFSQFFDDVAEAGLAPDLLLSTWDLRPFTDGSDFLVALLREA, encoded by the coding sequence ATGGTCGAGCAGAGCCTCTGGATGCAAAAGGTCGCGGCAGATCCGAATCATTCACAGTGGTACCTCGAGCGCTTTCGCTCGATGGCGCGTGAGGGGGCAGATTTGGCAGGTGAGGCCCGGCTTGTGGACGCCCTGGTGCCTCGCGGTGCCCGGATTCTCGACGCAGGCTGCGGCTCCGGTCGGGTGGGCGGATTCTTGGCGGCGGCCGGGCATCGAGTGGTGGGTGTCGACGTCGACCCGACGCTCATCGAGGCGGCTGGACAGGACTACCCCGGACCACAATGGCTCGTCGGCGATCTGGCAGAACTCGACCTGCCCTCGCGCGGGATCACCGAGCCTTTCGACGTTATCGTCTCGGCGGGCAACGTGATGGCCTTCTTGGCGCCCAGCACCCGCGTGCGGGTGTTGGGCAGGCTGCGCACACATCTCGCGGGCGACGGTCGCGCGGTCATCGGATTCGGTGCCGGGCGCGACTATGCATTCAGCCAATTCTTCGACGATGTCGCCGAGGCTGGGCTTGCCCCAGATTTACTCCTGTCAACCTGGGATCTGCGGCCGTTCACCGACGGCTCGGACTTTCTGGTCGCGCTGCTGCGAGAAGCCTGA
- a CDS encoding DUF1295 domain-containing protein, which translates to MNAERKGATVVRGKSQSLVLIGAAYVIAVGVGVLWLFWGPSTGRMWLNSLIADVLATVVIFVFSRLYRNSSFYDAYWSVIPPLLLIYWWSQSGVHAVRCWLVAMVVVVWAVRLTANWVYAFPGLHHEDWRYPMLRASAGRWGFLVDLVAIHLIPTLLVFAGMVPAYVTVTRPGGDVGWLTAIACAVGLAAVALELVADTQMHRFTRDRRPGEVMDRGLWSWSRHPNYFGEFSFWVSLALFGIAVSPADAWWLSLGAVGMLGMFLGSSIPMMEQRSLQRRPEYQDVIRRVSRFVPRPPRTSA; encoded by the coding sequence ATGAATGCCGAAAGGAAAGGCGCGACCGTCGTGCGGGGCAAGTCGCAATCACTGGTATTGATCGGCGCCGCCTACGTGATCGCCGTGGGCGTGGGTGTCCTGTGGTTGTTCTGGGGGCCGAGTACCGGGCGGATGTGGCTGAACTCCTTGATCGCCGACGTGCTGGCCACCGTGGTGATCTTCGTATTCAGCAGGCTGTACCGCAATTCGAGTTTTTATGACGCGTATTGGAGCGTGATACCGCCACTGCTGTTGATCTACTGGTGGAGCCAGTCTGGAGTGCACGCGGTGCGTTGTTGGCTGGTCGCGATGGTGGTCGTGGTGTGGGCGGTGCGGCTCACGGCCAATTGGGTTTACGCGTTTCCCGGTCTGCACCATGAGGATTGGCGCTATCCGATGCTGCGTGCCAGTGCGGGTCGATGGGGATTCCTGGTGGACCTGGTGGCCATTCATCTCATTCCCACGTTGCTGGTTTTCGCGGGGATGGTGCCGGCGTACGTCACCGTGACGCGTCCAGGGGGCGACGTGGGGTGGCTGACCGCGATCGCGTGTGCCGTCGGACTCGCGGCGGTTGCGCTGGAGCTGGTCGCCGACACCCAGATGCACCGGTTCACCCGTGACCGTCGCCCCGGTGAGGTGATGGATCGAGGTCTGTGGTCGTGGTCGCGACATCCGAACTACTTCGGAGAGTTCAGTTTTTGGGTTTCCCTGGCGCTCTTCGGCATTGCGGTCTCCCCCGCCGACGCGTGGTGGCTGAGTCTGGGCGCGGTAGGCATGTTGGGCATGTTCCTCGGTTCCAGCATTCCGATGATGGAACAGCGCAGCCTGCAGCGCCGCCCCGAGTACCAGGACGTGATCAGACGGGTGTCCCGGTTTGTGCCACGCCCGCCGCGGACATCGGCGTGA
- a CDS encoding chromate transporter, protein MSTYLQLVLLFGSLSLMSIGGGNAVLPEMHLRAVSGEHWLSNSQFADIFSISQTTPGPSILIVAMVGYAAGVPVGGVVGGIIGGVIATVAMVLPAASVVYAVTRFWQRAQNSKWRIAIEKGLAPLTVGLILATSLVMSRAADHDWHAYTLTGICTLIFIFTKMNPLIVVAAAGVLGYVGFV, encoded by the coding sequence ATGAGCACCTACCTGCAGCTGGTGCTGCTGTTCGGATCGCTCTCGCTGATGTCCATCGGCGGCGGCAACGCAGTGCTACCCGAGATGCATCTGCGTGCCGTCAGCGGCGAGCATTGGTTGTCCAATTCGCAATTCGCCGACATCTTTTCGATCTCGCAGACCACGCCGGGGCCGAGCATTCTGATCGTCGCGATGGTGGGATACGCCGCAGGCGTTCCGGTCGGCGGAGTTGTCGGAGGCATTATCGGCGGTGTCATCGCCACGGTCGCCATGGTGTTGCCGGCCGCGTCGGTGGTGTACGCCGTCACCCGATTCTGGCAGCGCGCGCAGAACTCGAAATGGCGCATAGCGATCGAGAAGGGACTGGCGCCGTTGACGGTGGGCTTGATCCTGGCGACCTCTCTAGTGATGAGCAGGGCCGCTGATCACGACTGGCATGCCTACACGCTGACCGGTATCTGCACACTGATCTTCATTTTCACCAAGATGAATCCGTTGATCGTGGTCGCTGCGGCGGGTGTGCTCGGCTATGTGGGTTTCGTCTAG